TCGGGACTTCGGGTCGGTTGAGCAATTCGGAGACGGCGAGTCGCAGGACGGCCCGGTCGACGAGGGCGATCCGCTGGAGCTGCCAGTGCTTGACGGTCTTGCCGATGAGTTCGTCGCTGGTTTTTCGGGTTTCCCAAGCCTTGTGGGCGAGGTCGGAGGCGAGGGTCATAATCTCGCTTGAGACCTGGGCGTCGGCGATGAAGGCTGGGACGTCCTGGAGGAAATCGTCGCCCTGGACGTCCAGTTGGGTCAAACATTGAAGGGCCAGCGAACGGGCAAGGGCCCGCCAGTCGCTGGGCACGTCGTCTTTAGTATTGTCAATCATGCTATGGCAACCGTTTTTTTCAAAGCTGTCCGCCCGCTGCGAGTCTCCGGATGCTAGTCCCATGCGGCGGGCCAATTCTGGTAGATAAGTGTACTCACGGGGGTGGCTGACTGCAAGCGGGGGGTGGGGAAAAAGGGGGGGCCGGGAGTCCGCAGGTCAGGGGGTCAGCGAATCAGGGGGTCAGGAAATCCGGGAGTCCGGGCGTCCGGTACGCAAGGCGAAGGCAAAATGCAGAAGGCAAAATGCAGAGTGCAGAATGGGCCGCCGGAGGCGGCTTAGAGGCGGAGGGAGGTTTCCCGCGGA
The Phycisphaerae bacterium genome window above contains:
- the nusB gene encoding transcription antitermination factor NusB, which translates into the protein MIDNTKDDVPSDWRALARSLALQCLTQLDVQGDDFLQDVPAFIADAQVSSEIMTLASDLAHKAWETRKTSDELIGKTVKHWQLQRIALVDRAVLRLAVSELLNRPEVPIKVILDQAIELSKRYSTAESPQFINGVLDAIARSLPEVIELRNPQTRVGATAPEPDDQDWSAKEVQE